The following are from one region of the Candidatus Methylomirabilota bacterium genome:
- the ilvN gene encoding acetolactate synthase small subunit: MQNGGGPRKHTISVMVENRFGVLSRVAGLFSARGYNIESLSVGETLDPTVSRMTIVVNGDEFVIEQVMKQLHKLIDVIKVTDLTDEDHVQRELMLVRVNAEPQHRAEILRTVDIFRAKVVDVTPLSFTLEATGDEEKLEALIELLRPMGIQELVRTGKVAIARGPKTRRKAEGPRRPRVSEDPRVVGFAD; encoded by the coding sequence ATGCAGAATGGCGGCGGGCCGCGCAAGCACACCATCTCGGTCATGGTCGAGAACCGCTTCGGCGTGCTCTCCCGGGTCGCCGGGCTGTTCTCGGCCCGGGGCTACAACATCGAGAGCCTGTCGGTGGGCGAGACGCTGGACCCCACGGTGAGCCGGATGACCATCGTGGTGAACGGCGACGAGTTCGTCATCGAGCAGGTGATGAAGCAGCTGCACAAGCTCATCGACGTGATCAAGGTCACGGATCTCACCGACGAGGACCACGTCCAGCGCGAGCTGATGCTCGTCCGGGTGAACGCCGAGCCCCAGCACCGGGCGGAGATCCTCCGGACCGTCGACATCTTCCGGGCCAAGGTGGTCGACGTGACACCGCTGAGCTTCACGCTGGAGGCCACCGGGGACGAGGAGAAGCTGGAGGCGCTCATCGAGCTACTGCGTCCGATGGGCATCCAGGAGCTCGTGCGCACGGGGAAAGTCGCCATCGCCCGCGGCCCCAAGACGCGCCGCAAGGCCGAGGGGCCGCGACGGCCGCGCGTGTCGGAGGACCCCCGCGTGGTCGGCTTCGCCGATTAG
- the ilvB gene encoding biosynthetic-type acetolactate synthase large subunit has translation MSGAQMVLECIKREGVETVFGLPGGAVLPIYDALYDFEGLRHILVRQEAAAGHAAEGYARTTGKVGVCMVTSGPAATNLVTALQDAYMDSIPIVAFTGQVPTHLIGNDAFQEADNCGITRPCTKHNFLVKDGRDLGPMIREAFHIAATGRPGPVHIDLPKDVLVKEAELVWPERVQLRSYNPTYDGHPGQIKKAARLMLAARRPVLYVGGGVIASDASAELRELAELTQIPVTTTLMGLGAFPSEHALALDMLGMHGTYYANMAVHNADVLIAVGARFDDRVTGKVELFAPKAEIIHIDIDPSSISKNIKVHVPIVGDCRRVLRGLVDAVREELAGEPVSLGGQARKQWLAQIGEWRQAHPLHYEWDDNLIKPQYVMQEVSNLTRGEAYIITGVGQHQMWAAQYYRFKYPRHWCTSGGLGTMGYGLPTAMGVAAAHPGALVINIDGDGSFVMNSQELATCYDHNLPVKTIIINNGGHGMVRQWQEIIYKGRFVAIDLDRSPDFVKLAEAYGCVGIRATKPAEVVPALEKAFSTPGPVVVDVQVDRWEHVFPMVPAGGANKDMILERPSRAVKEKAARAQTGF, from the coding sequence ATGTCGGGCGCGCAGATGGTTCTGGAGTGCATCAAGCGGGAAGGAGTGGAGACGGTCTTTGGCCTGCCTGGGGGCGCAGTCCTTCCCATCTACGACGCCCTCTACGACTTCGAGGGGCTGCGCCACATCCTGGTCCGCCAGGAGGCGGCCGCCGGCCACGCCGCCGAAGGGTACGCGCGCACGACGGGCAAAGTGGGCGTCTGCATGGTGACCTCCGGCCCGGCGGCGACGAACCTGGTCACCGCGCTGCAAGACGCCTACATGGATTCCATCCCGATCGTGGCCTTCACGGGCCAGGTCCCCACGCACCTCATCGGCAACGACGCCTTCCAGGAGGCCGACAACTGCGGCATCACCCGTCCCTGCACCAAGCACAACTTCCTGGTGAAGGACGGCCGCGACCTGGGGCCGATGATCCGCGAGGCCTTTCACATCGCGGCCACCGGACGGCCGGGCCCCGTGCACATCGACCTGCCCAAGGACGTCCTGGTGAAGGAGGCCGAGCTGGTGTGGCCGGAGCGCGTGCAGCTGCGCTCCTACAACCCCACGTACGACGGTCACCCCGGGCAGATCAAGAAGGCGGCCCGGCTGATGCTGGCCGCCCGGCGGCCGGTCCTCTACGTGGGCGGCGGGGTCATCGCCTCCGACGCCTCCGCCGAGCTGCGCGAGCTGGCCGAGCTGACCCAGATCCCGGTGACCACGACGCTGATGGGCCTGGGCGCCTTCCCCTCCGAGCACGCACTGGCGCTCGACATGCTGGGGATGCACGGCACCTACTACGCCAACATGGCCGTCCACAACGCCGACGTCCTCATCGCGGTGGGCGCCCGCTTCGACGACCGGGTCACCGGCAAGGTCGAGCTCTTCGCCCCCAAAGCCGAGATCATCCACATCGACATCGACCCCTCGTCGATCTCCAAGAACATCAAGGTCCACGTGCCCATCGTGGGAGACTGCCGGCGCGTGCTGCGGGGGCTGGTGGACGCCGTTCGCGAGGAGCTGGCCGGCGAGCCCGTCTCGCTCGGCGGGCAGGCGCGCAAGCAGTGGCTGGCCCAGATCGGCGAGTGGCGGCAAGCGCATCCGCTGCACTACGAGTGGGACGACAACCTGATCAAGCCCCAGTACGTGATGCAGGAGGTCTCCAACCTGACCCGGGGCGAGGCCTACATCATCACCGGCGTCGGCCAGCATCAAATGTGGGCCGCCCAGTACTACCGGTTCAAGTACCCGCGGCACTGGTGCACGTCGGGCGGGCTGGGGACCATGGGATACGGCCTCCCCACCGCGATGGGCGTGGCCGCCGCGCATCCCGGGGCCCTCGTCATCAACATCGACGGCGACGGCTCGTTCGTGATGAACAGCCAGGAGCTGGCGACCTGCTACGACCACAACCTGCCCGTGAAGACGATCATCATCAACAATGGCGGGCACGGCATGGTGCGCCAGTGGCAGGAGATCATCTACAAGGGCCGCTTCGTGGCCATCGACCTGGACCGCAGCCCGGACTTCGTGAAGCTGGCCGAGGCCTACGGCTGCGTGGGGATCCGGGCCACCAAGCCGGCCGAGGTCGTGCCCGCCCTCGAGAAGGCCTTCTCCACGCCGGGGCCGGTGGTGGTCGACGTCCAGGTCGACCGCTGGGAGCACGTGTTCCCCATGGTGCCGGCGGGCGGCGCCAACAAGGACATGATCCTCGAGCGGCCCAGCCGGGCGGTCAAAGAGAAGGCCGCCCGCGCCCAGACGGGGTTCTGA
- a CDS encoding dihydrodipicolinate synthase family protein has protein sequence MPSFDGVFIPVPTPFRGDDVTVDRLAANLGRWNATALAGYVVLGSTGEFPMLSEAERDRVLAAARQAIPRDKRFIAGTGTNSTLHTIKQSKRAAELGADAVIVITPHYFTRPFGRPEAQARHYLAVADASPVPVMIYNFPLNTGINLEPETVAKIAAHPNVCGIKDSSGNIPQCAQILDQTPKSFSVLVGAASALLPGLAIGVSGGILALGNISAREWCDVYALAKAGRWEEAREIAARMMPADRGIAGRYGIGGLKAALDLQGFYGGPCRPPLGTPDGDAIEDIKEVLATAGLL, from the coding sequence ATGCCTAGCTTCGACGGCGTCTTCATTCCAGTCCCGACCCCCTTCCGCGGCGATGACGTGACGGTGGACCGCCTGGCCGCCAACCTGGGCCGGTGGAACGCCACGGCGCTGGCCGGCTACGTCGTGCTCGGCTCGACCGGCGAGTTCCCCATGCTCTCGGAGGCCGAGCGCGATCGGGTGCTGGCGGCGGCCCGCCAGGCGATCCCCCGGGACAAGCGGTTCATCGCCGGCACCGGGACCAACTCCACGCTGCACACGATCAAGCAGTCGAAGCGGGCGGCCGAGCTGGGCGCCGACGCCGTCATCGTGATCACCCCGCACTACTTCACGCGGCCGTTCGGGCGCCCCGAGGCCCAGGCCCGGCACTACCTGGCCGTGGCCGACGCCTCGCCCGTGCCCGTGATGATCTACAACTTCCCCCTCAACACCGGCATCAACCTGGAGCCGGAGACCGTCGCCAAGATCGCCGCCCACCCCAACGTGTGCGGGATCAAGGACTCCTCGGGCAACATCCCGCAGTGCGCCCAGATCCTGGACCAGACGCCCAAGAGCTTCTCGGTCCTGGTCGGCGCGGCCTCCGCGCTGCTGCCGGGACTGGCCATCGGCGTCTCCGGCGGCATCCTGGCCCTGGGCAACATCTCGGCCCGGGAGTGGTGTGACGTGTACGCCCTGGCCAAAGCCGGGCGGTGGGAGGAGGCGCGCGAGATCGCGGCCCGGATGATGCCCGCCGATCGCGGGATCGCGGGCCGCTACGGGATCGGCGGGCTCAAGGCGGCCCTGGACCTGCAGGGCTTCTACGGCGGCCCCTGCCGCCCGCCGCTGGGCACGCCCGACGGCGATGCCATCGAGGACATCAAGGAAGTGCTGGCCACGGCCGGCCTGCTGTAG